The Gemmatimonadota bacterium genome includes a window with the following:
- a CDS encoding metallohydrolase, with amino-acid sequence MTSKITLFPVGNGDMTLIGTESGRKILIDMNIRAAADDPDDETPDVAKMLRERLGRDSTGRLYVDALLISHPDQDHCNGLSKHFHLGPPDKWSKSTDKIFIREIWSSPMVFRRASRNHVLCDDAKAFNTEARRRVQKFRDSGGVVYDGNRILILGEDENGKTDDLNAILVRVDETFSSINGQYDWSMTARLLGPLPKSDDDEDILLKNNSSTILQFSLAGGGTSDKCRFLTGGDAEVAIWERLWQRHYWRPEWLSYDILLTPHHCSWHSLSYDSWSDLGEYAKVCKDARNALSQARAGARIVASSNPIKNDDNDPPCIRAKREYVSIANGDDAFKCTGEYPSEKSPDVMEFEIGSYGPRLLTALMGGTAAPGIIGRQPLSHG; translated from the coding sequence ATGACCTCAAAAATCACTTTGTTTCCTGTTGGCAATGGTGACATGACTCTGATTGGGACAGAGTCTGGACGAAAAATTTTGATCGATATGAATATTCGCGCAGCAGCAGACGATCCTGACGACGAAACTCCTGATGTCGCCAAGATGCTTAGAGAACGTCTCGGACGCGATTCTACGGGCAGACTATATGTGGATGCCTTGCTGATCAGTCATCCCGACCAAGATCACTGCAACGGCCTTTCCAAACACTTCCATCTCGGTCCTCCTGACAAATGGTCCAAAAGCACTGACAAGATATTTATTCGAGAGATATGGTCCTCACCGATGGTGTTTCGACGTGCATCACGAAACCATGTCCTCTGCGACGATGCCAAGGCTTTCAATACCGAAGCACGCCGACGTGTTCAGAAATTCCGTGATAGTGGCGGAGTAGTTTACGACGGCAACCGTATCCTCATCCTCGGTGAAGACGAGAACGGTAAGACTGACGATCTCAATGCGATCCTTGTTCGGGTGGATGAAACCTTCTCATCCATCAATGGCCAATACGATTGGTCAATGACAGCAAGACTACTTGGACCACTCCCCAAGTCGGATGACGACGAAGACATTTTGTTGAAGAACAATTCCAGCACCATTCTACAGTTCTCTTTAGCAGGTGGTGGGACTTCCGATAAATGTCGATTTCTGACCGGTGGAGATGCTGAAGTCGCGATATGGGAAAGGCTCTGGCAACGTCACTATTGGCGGCCAGAATGGTTATCCTACGACATCCTGCTGACACCCCATCATTGCTCGTGGCATAGCTTATCTTACGATAGTTGGAGTGACTTAGGCGAATATGCCAAAGTTTGTAAGGATGCGCGCAACGCTCTTTCACAGGCCCGCGCTGGCGCAAGGATTGTGGCCAGCAGCAACCCGATCAAGAATGATGACAACGATCCTCCGTGTATCCGAGCAAAACGCGAGTATGTGAGTATAGCGAACGGTGATGATGCTTTTAAATGCACTGGCGAGTACCCTTCTGAGAAGTCGCCCGATGTGATGGAATTTGAAATAGGCAGTTATGGACCACGGCTACTGACGGCACTTATGGGAGGAACTGCTGCTCCGGGAATCATAGGCCGGCAACCACTATCTCACGGTTGA
- a CDS encoding ImmA/IrrE family metallo-endopeptidase → MTTHTNQYKPDYAVPPGWVLKDHLETWGISQAEFARRCGRSPKLISEIISGIAPIAPETALQFEKVLNLAASVWIGIEADYQLHKAQEAEAKKLADYIQWSKRFPIRELVNRGEIGRPLSDVDAVSKLLFFFGVASLDSWEDKYGTANIAYRHSPSFNSDESALATWLRLGEIQAMREECADYNQSNFKHALRQIRQLTRTPIAEALEEAKRLCNNSGVALAIVKPLPKTALSGAAWWLSARKAVIQLSVRHLIDDQLWFSLFHEAAHILFHSKKDVYINVNLNNKKITKLDGEADKWATDFLISRHDWREFTKSFKFSASIIQQFAEEQGIAPGIIVGRLQHEHRIPWKSHLNRLKVRLQWTDNTDKD, encoded by the coding sequence ATGACTACACATACCAATCAGTACAAACCGGACTACGCAGTTCCCCCGGGATGGGTACTGAAGGACCATCTTGAGACCTGGGGCATCTCACAGGCCGAGTTTGCCCGGCGGTGCGGCCGCTCTCCTAAGCTCATTAGTGAGATAATCTCGGGCATTGCTCCCATTGCCCCCGAGACTGCGCTCCAGTTCGAGAAGGTGCTGAACCTTGCTGCGAGCGTATGGATCGGTATCGAGGCTGACTATCAGCTCCACAAGGCGCAGGAGGCTGAGGCTAAAAAATTAGCGGATTATATTCAATGGTCGAAGAGGTTTCCTATTCGAGAATTGGTGAACCGTGGCGAAATCGGCAGGCCATTATCTGATGTAGATGCCGTATCAAAGCTGTTATTTTTCTTTGGTGTCGCATCGTTGGATTCTTGGGAAGATAAGTACGGAACTGCTAACATCGCATACCGCCACTCTCCGAGTTTCAACAGTGATGAGTCAGCTCTGGCAACATGGCTTAGGCTCGGCGAGATCCAAGCTATGCGTGAAGAATGCGCCGATTACAACCAGTCCAATTTTAAGCACGCACTGAGACAGATACGCCAACTCACGCGAACGCCGATAGCCGAGGCACTGGAGGAGGCCAAAAGACTGTGCAACAATTCAGGCGTAGCACTGGCCATTGTCAAGCCTCTGCCAAAGACAGCACTTAGTGGTGCCGCATGGTGGCTGTCGGCACGCAAGGCCGTGATTCAACTGAGCGTACGCCACCTGATAGACGATCAACTGTGGTTCAGTCTGTTCCACGAGGCCGCACACATTCTGTTTCACAGCAAGAAGGATGTTTACATTAACGTAAATTTAAACAACAAGAAGATCACTAAGTTGGATGGTGAAGCCGATAAGTGGGCGACCGATTTTTTGATATCTCGTCACGACTGGAGAGAGTTCACCAAATCTTTCAAATTTAGTGCTAGCATAATCCAGCAATTTGCCGAAGAACAAGGAATAGCCCCAGGCATAATCGTTGGAAGGCTCCAGCATGAACATCGTATTCCTTGGAAGTCGCATCTGAACAGATTAAAGGTGCGGCTACAATGGACAGATAATACAGATAAAGACTAA